In one window of Leifsonia sp. NPDC080035 DNA:
- a CDS encoding succinate dehydrogenase iron-sulfur subunit, protein MSTAVLETPPAPEAPVQSFTVTLIIRRFDPDVDTEPRWQDFDVEMFPTDRILDALHKIKWEQDGSLTFRRSCAHGICGSDAMRINGRNRLACKTLIKDLDISKPIYVEAIKGLPLEKDLIVDMEPFFASYREVQPFLVANSKPEKGKERIQSVADRARFDDTTKCILCAACTSSCPVFWTDGQYFGPAAIVNAHRFIFDSRDDNAQVRLDILNDKEGVWRCRTTFNCTDACPRGIQVTQAIAEVKQAIMRGKP, encoded by the coding sequence ATGTCGACCGCCGTACTGGAGACTCCACCTGCGCCCGAGGCGCCGGTCCAGTCGTTCACCGTCACGCTGATCATCCGCCGGTTCGACCCGGACGTGGACACCGAGCCGCGCTGGCAGGACTTCGACGTCGAGATGTTCCCGACCGACCGCATCCTCGATGCGCTGCACAAGATCAAGTGGGAGCAGGACGGCTCGCTCACGTTCCGCCGCTCGTGCGCCCACGGCATCTGCGGCTCGGACGCCATGCGCATCAACGGCCGCAACCGCCTCGCCTGCAAGACGCTGATCAAGGACCTGGACATCTCCAAGCCGATCTACGTCGAGGCCATCAAGGGCCTGCCGCTGGAGAAGGACCTGATCGTCGACATGGAGCCGTTCTTCGCGAGCTACCGCGAGGTGCAGCCGTTCCTCGTCGCGAACAGCAAGCCCGAGAAGGGCAAGGAGCGCATCCAGTCGGTCGCCGACCGCGCCCGCTTCGACGACACCACCAAGTGCATCCTGTGCGCCGCGTGCACCTCGTCCTGCCCGGTGTTCTGGACCGACGGCCAGTACTTCGGCCCGGCCGCGATCGTGAACGCGCACCGCTTCATCTTCGACTCGCGCGACGACAACGCGCAGGTCCGCCTCGACATCCTGAACGACAAGGAGGGCGTCTGGCGCTGCCGCACGACCTTCAACTGCACCGACGCGTGCCCCCGCGGCATCCAGGTGACGCAGGCGATCGCCGAGGTCAAGCAGGCGATCATGCGCGGCAAGCCCTGA
- a CDS encoding ABC transporter ATP-binding protein, which yields MKLELRGITKRFGALVANDHIDLTVEPGEIHCLLGENGAGKSTLMNVLYGLYQADEGEILLDDEVQHFAGPGDAMKAGIGMVHQHFMLIPVFTVAENVMLGHEQTKFGGRLDLAAARAKVREISARFGFDVDPDAVVEDLPVGVQQRVEIIKALSQNAKVLVFDEPTAVLTPQETDELMAIMRQLKEQGTAIVFITHKLREVREVADRITVIRLGKVIGETEPTATNAEMASMMVGRAVSLTVEKAPAQPGEPALVVDDLSVIDPIGQLVVNKVSFEVRAGEILAIAGVQGNGQTELTEAILGLQPRVEGRILLDGKEIQGRSPRKVLDAGVGFVPEDRNEDGLVGEFSIQENLMLDRSTGEPFVKGGNIQFSYLKDFAEEKVREFDVRTQSIDQKVGRLSGGNAQKVVLARELSRDLRLFVAAQPTRGLDVGSIEFVHKRIVETRDAGVPVIVVSTELDEVAALADRIAVMYRGGIVGIVPGDTSRDVLGLMMAGESPEQAGAAA from the coding sequence ATGAAGCTCGAACTCCGCGGCATCACCAAACGGTTCGGTGCCCTGGTCGCGAACGACCACATCGACCTGACGGTCGAACCCGGCGAGATCCACTGCCTGCTCGGCGAGAACGGCGCAGGCAAGTCGACTCTGATGAATGTCCTGTACGGCCTGTACCAGGCCGACGAGGGCGAGATCCTCCTGGACGACGAGGTCCAGCACTTCGCCGGCCCCGGTGACGCCATGAAGGCGGGCATCGGGATGGTGCACCAGCACTTCATGCTCATCCCCGTCTTCACCGTCGCCGAGAACGTCATGCTCGGCCACGAGCAGACGAAGTTCGGCGGACGCCTCGACCTGGCCGCGGCCCGCGCGAAGGTGCGCGAGATCTCCGCGCGGTTCGGCTTCGACGTCGACCCGGACGCCGTCGTCGAGGACCTGCCGGTCGGCGTCCAGCAGCGCGTGGAGATCATCAAGGCGCTGTCCCAGAACGCGAAGGTGCTCGTCTTCGACGAGCCCACCGCGGTGCTGACGCCGCAGGAGACCGACGAGCTGATGGCGATCATGCGCCAGCTCAAGGAGCAGGGCACCGCCATCGTCTTCATCACGCACAAGCTGCGCGAGGTCCGCGAGGTCGCAGACCGCATCACCGTCATCCGGCTCGGCAAGGTGATCGGCGAGACGGAGCCCACCGCCACCAATGCCGAGATGGCGTCGATGATGGTCGGCCGCGCCGTCTCGCTCACCGTCGAGAAGGCGCCCGCGCAGCCCGGCGAGCCGGCGCTCGTCGTGGACGACCTCTCGGTCATCGACCCGATCGGCCAGCTGGTGGTCAACAAGGTGAGCTTCGAGGTCCGCGCGGGGGAGATCCTCGCGATCGCCGGCGTGCAGGGCAACGGCCAGACCGAGCTGACCGAGGCGATCCTCGGCCTGCAGCCGCGCGTGGAGGGCAGGATCCTGCTCGACGGCAAGGAGATCCAGGGCCGCAGCCCGCGCAAGGTGCTCGACGCCGGCGTCGGCTTCGTGCCCGAGGACCGCAACGAGGACGGCCTCGTCGGCGAGTTCAGCATCCAGGAGAACCTGATGCTCGACCGCTCGACGGGGGAGCCGTTCGTCAAGGGCGGCAACATCCAGTTCTCCTACCTCAAGGACTTCGCCGAGGAGAAGGTGCGCGAGTTCGACGTGCGCACCCAGTCCATCGACCAGAAGGTCGGCAGGCTCTCCGGCGGCAACGCGCAGAAGGTGGTGCTCGCCCGCGAGCTCAGCCGAGACCTGCGCCTGTTCGTGGCGGCGCAGCCGACGCGCGGGCTCGACGTCGGCTCGATCGAGTTCGTCCACAAGCGCATCGTCGAGACGCGGGACGCGGGCGTCCCCGTCATCGTGGTCTCGACCGAGCTCGACGAGGTGGCCGCGCTGGCCGACCGCATCGCCGTGATGTATCGCGGGGGGATCGTAGGAATCGTGCCGGGCGACACCTCGCGTGACGTTCTCGGCCTCATGATGGCCGGCGAGTCGCCGGAGCAGGCAGGAGCAGCAGCATGA
- a CDS encoding sugar phosphate nucleotidyltransferase yields MTTPRGTIERFYSVIPAGGIGSRLWPLSRADAPKFLHDLTGSGNTLLRDTWERLAPISGEQRIMVVTGRAHRAAVEAQLPSLADPNVVLESEPRDSTAAIGLAAAILERREPGVIIGSFAADHVIRNHRLFTAAVREAVAAADAGFITTIGIKPTEPAVGFGYIHCAGPLELSGAPSALAVGSFVEKPDLATAEGYVADGSYLWNAGMFIARADRLLEEIARTKPALHKGLIELAAAWDDPATRGPAVDRIWPRLEKIAIDYAVAEPAAAAGRLAVIPGYFDWDDVGDFASLAKLNSGGRKSDLAILGEDARVLADSSSGIVVSQSKRVISLIGVRDIVVVDTPDALLVTTSENAQRVKAVVDALKLTGSTDVL; encoded by the coding sequence ATGACGACACCTCGCGGCACGATCGAGCGGTTCTACAGTGTCATCCCGGCCGGCGGGATCGGCTCACGCCTCTGGCCGCTGTCGCGGGCGGACGCGCCGAAGTTCCTTCACGATCTCACCGGCTCGGGGAACACCCTGCTGCGGGACACGTGGGAGCGCCTGGCGCCGATCAGCGGCGAGCAGCGGATCATGGTGGTCACCGGCCGCGCGCACCGCGCCGCCGTGGAGGCCCAGCTCCCGTCGCTGGCCGACCCGAACGTCGTCCTGGAGTCCGAGCCGCGCGACTCCACCGCCGCGATCGGCCTCGCCGCGGCCATCCTGGAGCGCCGGGAGCCCGGCGTCATCATCGGCTCGTTCGCCGCCGACCACGTGATCAGGAACCACCGGCTGTTCACCGCCGCCGTGCGGGAGGCGGTCGCCGCCGCCGACGCCGGCTTCATCACGACCATCGGGATCAAGCCGACGGAGCCGGCGGTCGGCTTCGGCTACATCCACTGCGCGGGGCCGCTCGAACTGTCGGGGGCGCCGAGCGCGCTCGCGGTCGGGTCGTTCGTGGAGAAGCCGGACCTGGCGACGGCGGAGGGCTACGTCGCGGACGGCTCCTACCTCTGGAACGCGGGCATGTTCATCGCCCGGGCCGACCGGCTGCTCGAGGAGATCGCCCGCACCAAGCCCGCGCTGCACAAGGGTCTCATCGAGCTCGCGGCCGCCTGGGACGACCCGGCGACACGCGGTCCCGCCGTCGACAGGATCTGGCCGCGGCTCGAGAAGATCGCCATCGACTACGCGGTGGCGGAGCCGGCTGCCGCCGCCGGCCGGCTCGCCGTCATCCCGGGCTACTTCGACTGGGACGACGTCGGAGACTTCGCCTCGCTCGCCAAGCTGAACTCGGGCGGCCGGAAGTCGGATCTCGCCATCCTCGGCGAGGACGCGCGCGTGCTCGCCGACTCCTCCAGCGGCATCGTGGTGAGTCAGAGCAAGCGGGTGATCAGCCTGATCGGCGTGCGCGACATCGTCGTCGTCGACACCCCGGACGCGCTGCTGGTGACCACGAGCGAGAACGCCCAGCGGGTGAAGGCCGTCGTCGACGCCCTCAAGCTCACCGGCTCCACCGACGTGCTCTGA
- a CDS encoding glycosyltransferase family 1 protein translates to MRIAVVSESFLPTVNGVTNSVLRVLDNLAAAGHEAIVICPDAGAPGEYAGFRIHQVPSIAYRQFPVGLPSPQVQRILARFAPDVLHAASPFLLGAQAIAAANRLGVPSVAIYQTDVAGFARRNGLGMTSAIAWKYVRWVHDGADLTLAPSSASEFDLRQAGVRRVARWGRGVDLDRYHPNNRRSPEAVALRERLSPDGEVVVGYVGRVAPEKQVERLRALRGLPGVSVAIVGDGPARPAAERELRGMHVTWLGRLGGAELATAYAALDVFVHTGSEETFGQTVQEAHASGLPVVAPRAGGPVDLVEHGTDGLLYPPADDRALRAAVAMLAQDTPLRMRMGEAGRRAVLGRGWDALCGELIGHYERVILDASADVQPAGRQRAYS, encoded by the coding sequence ATGCGGATCGCCGTCGTCAGCGAGAGCTTCCTCCCCACCGTCAACGGAGTCACGAACAGCGTCCTGCGGGTGCTGGACAACCTGGCCGCCGCCGGGCACGAGGCCATCGTCATCTGCCCGGACGCGGGGGCCCCGGGGGAGTACGCCGGCTTCCGCATCCACCAGGTGCCGTCGATCGCCTACCGGCAGTTCCCGGTCGGCCTGCCGAGCCCCCAGGTCCAGCGCATCCTCGCGCGGTTCGCGCCCGACGTGCTGCACGCGGCATCCCCCTTCCTCCTCGGTGCGCAGGCGATCGCCGCCGCCAACCGGCTGGGCGTGCCGTCCGTCGCGATCTACCAGACCGACGTCGCCGGGTTCGCCAGACGGAACGGGCTCGGGATGACCTCGGCCATCGCCTGGAAGTACGTGCGCTGGGTGCACGACGGCGCCGACCTCACCCTGGCGCCGTCGTCCGCCTCCGAGTTCGACCTGCGCCAGGCCGGGGTCCGTCGCGTCGCCCGCTGGGGCCGCGGCGTCGACCTCGACCGCTACCACCCCAACAACCGGCGCTCGCCGGAGGCGGTCGCGCTGCGCGAGCGGCTCTCGCCGGACGGCGAGGTCGTCGTCGGCTACGTGGGGCGGGTGGCACCCGAGAAGCAGGTGGAGCGGCTGCGCGCGCTGCGCGGGCTGCCGGGCGTCTCGGTCGCCATCGTCGGGGACGGTCCCGCCCGTCCCGCGGCCGAGCGCGAGCTGCGCGGGATGCACGTGACCTGGCTCGGGCGGCTCGGAGGAGCGGAGCTCGCCACGGCATACGCCGCGCTCGACGTCTTCGTCCACACCGGGTCGGAGGAGACGTTCGGCCAGACGGTCCAGGAAGCGCACGCTTCCGGTCTGCCGGTGGTCGCGCCGCGTGCCGGCGGCCCTGTCGACCTGGTCGAGCACGGCACGGACGGTCTCCTCTATCCGCCCGCGGACGACCGCGCGCTGCGGGCCGCCGTCGCGATGCTCGCGCAGGACACGCCGCTGCGGATGAGGATGGGCGAGGCCGGACGCCGGGCGGTGCTCGGCCGCGGCTGGGACGCGCTCTGCGGCGAGCTGATCGGGCACTACGAGCGGGTCATCCTGGACGCCTCCGCCGACGTCCAGCCCGCGGGCAGACAGCGCGCGTACAGTTAG
- the sdhC gene encoding succinate dehydrogenase, cytochrome b556 subunit, with amino-acid sequence MPDQAAGTLQPTKTRPGGTLYRGREGMWSWVLHRITGVAIFFFLLVHILDTSLIRVSPEAYNAVIGTYKNPIMGFGEMALVAAIIFHAFNGIRIILIDFWSKGVKYQKVMFWIVIVLWVVLMAGFVPTQLIHIFSEVN; translated from the coding sequence GTGCCAGACCAAGCGGCAGGGACCCTGCAGCCGACCAAGACCCGGCCGGGCGGCACACTGTACCGCGGCCGTGAAGGAATGTGGTCCTGGGTGCTGCACCGCATCACCGGGGTCGCCATCTTCTTCTTCCTTCTCGTCCACATCCTCGACACCTCGCTCATCCGGGTCAGCCCGGAGGCGTACAACGCGGTGATCGGGACCTACAAGAACCCGATCATGGGGTTCGGCGAGATGGCGCTCGTGGCGGCGATCATCTTCCACGCCTTCAACGGCATCCGGATCATCCTCATCGACTTCTGGAGCAAGGGCGTCAAGTACCAGAAGGTCATGTTCTGGATCGTCATCGTGCTCTGGGTGGTGCTGATGGCCGGCTTCGTGCCGACGCAGCTCATCCACATCTTCTCGGAGGTGAACTGA
- the sdhA gene encoding succinate dehydrogenase flavoprotein subunit: protein MTTTETTESTVIDGVHYHEFDIVIVGAGGAGMRAAIEAGPHAKTAVISKLYPTRSHTGAAQGGMAAALANVEEDSWEWHTFDTVKGGDYLVDQDAAEILAKEAIDAVIDLENMGLPFNRTPEGKIDQRRFGGHTRDHGKAPVRRACYAADRTGHMILQTLFQNCVKLGINFFNEFYVLDVIMNEVDGVDQPAGVVAYELATGELHVFHSKAIIFATGGFGKIFKTTSNAHTLTGDGVGIIWRKKLPLEDMEFFQFHPTGLAGLGILLTEGARGEGAILRNASGERFMERYAPTIKDLAPRDIVARCMVQEVAEGRGAGPHKDYVLLDCTHLGAEVLETKLPDITEFARTYLGVDPVVEPVPVMPTAHYAMGGIPTNNNAEVLRDNTTVVPGLYAAGECACVSVHGSNRLGTNSLLDINVFGKRAGNNAVEYVKTATAVPLPEDPAAFVRGMIEGLRSGTGTERIAAIRKELQDEMDKNAQVFRTDESLEQVTGTIHRLRERYKNVVVQDKGKRFNTDLLEAVELGFLLDLAEVVVFSARNRKESRGGHMRDDYPKRDDENYMKHTMAYLTGDPHSADAADHITLDWKPVVVTRYEPMERKY, encoded by the coding sequence GTGACTACGACTGAAACCACCGAATCGACCGTCATCGACGGCGTCCACTACCACGAGTTCGACATCGTCATCGTCGGCGCAGGCGGCGCCGGGATGCGCGCGGCCATCGAGGCCGGACCGCACGCCAAGACCGCGGTGATCTCGAAGCTCTACCCCACCCGCTCCCACACCGGCGCGGCGCAGGGCGGCATGGCCGCGGCGCTCGCCAACGTGGAGGAGGACAGCTGGGAGTGGCACACCTTCGACACCGTCAAGGGCGGCGACTACCTGGTCGACCAGGACGCGGCGGAGATCCTCGCGAAGGAGGCCATCGACGCGGTCATCGACCTCGAGAACATGGGCCTGCCGTTCAACCGGACGCCAGAGGGCAAGATCGACCAGCGCCGGTTCGGCGGTCACACCCGTGACCACGGCAAGGCGCCCGTCCGCCGCGCGTGCTACGCGGCCGACCGCACCGGCCACATGATCCTGCAGACGCTGTTCCAGAACTGCGTCAAGCTCGGCATCAACTTCTTCAACGAGTTCTACGTGCTCGACGTGATCATGAACGAGGTCGACGGTGTCGACCAGCCCGCGGGCGTCGTCGCGTACGAGCTGGCCACCGGCGAGCTGCACGTCTTCCATTCGAAGGCGATCATCTTCGCGACCGGCGGCTTCGGCAAGATCTTCAAGACCACCTCCAACGCCCACACCCTCACCGGCGACGGCGTCGGCATCATCTGGCGCAAGAAGCTCCCGCTCGAGGACATGGAGTTCTTCCAGTTCCACCCGACCGGCCTCGCCGGGCTCGGCATCCTCCTCACCGAGGGCGCGCGAGGCGAGGGCGCGATCCTGCGCAACGCCTCCGGCGAGCGGTTCATGGAGCGCTACGCTCCCACCATCAAGGACCTGGCTCCCCGCGACATCGTCGCCCGCTGCATGGTCCAGGAGGTGGCCGAGGGACGCGGTGCCGGCCCGCACAAGGACTACGTGCTGCTCGACTGCACGCACCTGGGCGCCGAGGTCCTGGAGACCAAGCTCCCGGACATCACCGAGTTCGCCCGCACCTACCTCGGCGTCGACCCCGTCGTCGAGCCGGTCCCGGTCATGCCGACCGCGCACTACGCGATGGGCGGCATCCCGACCAACAACAACGCCGAGGTGCTGCGCGACAACACCACGGTCGTCCCCGGCCTGTACGCCGCGGGCGAGTGCGCCTGCGTCTCGGTGCACGGCTCCAACCGCCTCGGCACCAACTCGCTGCTGGACATCAACGTCTTCGGCAAGCGCGCCGGCAACAATGCGGTCGAGTATGTGAAGACCGCGACGGCCGTCCCGCTCCCGGAGGACCCGGCCGCGTTCGTCCGCGGGATGATCGAGGGCCTGCGCTCCGGCACCGGCACCGAGCGGATCGCCGCGATCCGCAAGGAGCTGCAGGACGAGATGGACAAGAACGCGCAGGTGTTCCGCACCGACGAGTCGCTGGAGCAGGTGACCGGCACCATCCACCGCCTCCGCGAGCGCTACAAGAACGTCGTCGTCCAGGACAAGGGCAAGCGCTTCAACACCGACCTCCTCGAGGCCGTCGAGCTGGGCTTCCTGCTCGACCTCGCCGAGGTCGTGGTGTTCTCGGCCCGCAACCGCAAGGAGTCCCGCGGCGGGCACATGCGCGACGACTACCCGAAGCGCGACGACGAGAACTACATGAAGCACACGATGGCCTACCTGACCGGCGACCCGCACTCCGCCGACGCGGCGGACCACATCACGCTCGACTGGAAGCCGGTCGTCGTGACGCGCTACGAGCCTATGGAGAGGAAGTACTGA
- a CDS encoding BMP family ABC transporter substrate-binding protein, with product MRITARKAGLVGLAAVGVVSLLAACSAAPSDSSTTGAAKSDFLPCMVSDSGGFDDHSFNQLGYEGLQEAAKSLGVDYKKAESKSENDFAPNVQSMIDQNCKLVVTVGFLLKDATEKAAKANPDVNFAIIDDNEIKADNVKPIIFDTAQAAFLAGYAAASYSKTNTVGTFGGMQIPTVTIFMDGFADGVKYFNDQKGKSVKVVGWNVDTQKGSFTGGFDANETAKNTAQGIIDQNADVIMPVGGPIYQSAAQAIKDSGKPIAMIGVDADVYQSDPSVKDLLLTSVMKGMKPATNDVVTQAAKGKFDSTPYVGTLKNDGVGIAPFHNFESKVDKGLQGELDKIKAGIIDGSIKVTSPSSPKQ from the coding sequence TTGAGAATCACAGCCCGTAAGGCCGGCCTCGTCGGTCTGGCGGCGGTCGGCGTCGTGTCGCTGCTCGCCGCGTGCTCGGCTGCCCCGTCGGACAGCTCGACCACGGGAGCCGCGAAGAGCGACTTCCTTCCCTGCATGGTCTCCGACTCCGGCGGTTTCGACGACCACTCGTTCAACCAGCTCGGCTACGAGGGCCTGCAGGAGGCGGCGAAGTCCCTCGGCGTCGACTACAAGAAGGCCGAGTCGAAGAGCGAGAACGACTTCGCTCCGAACGTCCAGAGCATGATCGACCAGAACTGCAAGCTGGTCGTCACCGTCGGCTTCCTGCTGAAGGACGCGACCGAGAAGGCCGCGAAGGCTAACCCGGACGTCAACTTCGCGATCATCGACGACAACGAGATCAAGGCCGACAACGTCAAGCCGATCATCTTCGACACCGCGCAGGCCGCGTTCCTCGCGGGCTACGCCGCGGCGAGCTACTCGAAGACCAACACCGTCGGCACCTTCGGCGGCATGCAGATCCCGACCGTCACCATCTTCATGGACGGCTTCGCGGACGGCGTGAAGTACTTCAACGACCAGAAGGGCAAGTCCGTGAAGGTCGTCGGCTGGAACGTCGACACCCAGAAGGGCTCCTTCACCGGCGGCTTCGACGCCAACGAGACCGCGAAGAACACGGCTCAGGGCATCATCGACCAGAACGCCGACGTCATCATGCCGGTCGGCGGCCCGATCTACCAGTCGGCCGCGCAGGCGATCAAGGACTCCGGCAAGCCGATCGCGATGATCGGTGTCGACGCCGACGTCTACCAGTCCGACCCCAGCGTCAAGGACCTGCTCCTCACCTCGGTGATGAAGGGCATGAAGCCGGCGACCAACGACGTGGTCACCCAGGCCGCCAAGGGCAAGTTCGACAGCACGCCGTACGTCGGCACGCTGAAGAACGACGGCGTCGGCATCGCCCCGTTCCACAACTTCGAGTCGAAGGTGGACAAGGGCCTGCAGGGCGAGCTGGACAAGATCAAGGCCGGCATCATCGACGGCTCGATCAAGGTCACCTCGCCGTCGTCGCCGAAGCAGTAA
- a CDS encoding magnesium and cobalt transport protein CorA, which yields MANLNRRGIPMPFVSRSRRVDPPSTAPQAVIEPAARRSSMVDSAVYADGVRVASPRTLAETYRALDATPGGVAWIGLYRPSEKELMSLAEEFSLHPLAVEDAIVAHQRPKLERYDTVLFVVLKAANYLDVPEEVDFGELHLFVGPNFVITVRHSESPDLSTVRQRMEGERELLALGPQAILYAIIDAVVDAYSPVVAGLANDIDEIETQVFGGDALVSRRIYELSREVIDFQRATHPLSSVMVALERGSAKYGVTEELERRLRDVADHLTQVNERVDGFRYLLRDILTVNSTLVAERQNEEMTRLAHSTHRQGEEVKKISSWAAILFAPSLIAGIYGMNFTHMPELQWPLGYPLAVVAMLGLSSLLYAIFKKRGWL from the coding sequence ATGGCGAACCTGAACCGACGCGGCATTCCGATGCCCTTCGTGTCCCGATCGCGGCGGGTCGATCCTCCCAGTACCGCTCCGCAGGCCGTCATCGAGCCTGCAGCCCGCCGGTCCAGCATGGTCGACAGTGCCGTGTACGCCGACGGTGTCCGTGTCGCGTCCCCGCGCACCCTGGCCGAGACCTACCGCGCCCTCGACGCGACGCCTGGCGGCGTCGCGTGGATCGGGCTGTACCGGCCGAGCGAGAAGGAGCTCATGTCGCTGGCGGAGGAGTTCAGCCTCCACCCGCTGGCCGTCGAGGACGCGATCGTCGCCCACCAGCGGCCCAAGCTGGAGCGGTACGACACCGTCCTCTTCGTGGTGCTCAAGGCGGCGAACTACCTGGACGTGCCGGAGGAGGTCGACTTCGGCGAGCTGCACCTCTTCGTCGGCCCGAACTTCGTGATCACAGTCCGGCACAGCGAGTCGCCCGACCTCTCCACCGTGCGGCAGCGCATGGAGGGGGAGCGGGAGCTGCTCGCGCTCGGGCCGCAGGCCATCCTCTACGCGATCATCGACGCGGTGGTTGATGCGTACAGCCCGGTCGTCGCCGGTCTCGCCAACGACATCGACGAGATCGAGACGCAGGTGTTCGGCGGGGATGCGCTGGTCTCCCGGCGCATCTACGAGCTGTCGCGGGAGGTCATCGACTTCCAGCGGGCGACGCATCCCCTCTCCTCCGTGATGGTCGCGCTGGAGCGCGGCTCCGCGAAGTACGGCGTCACCGAGGAGCTGGAGCGCCGCCTGCGCGACGTCGCCGACCACCTCACGCAGGTGAACGAGCGTGTCGACGGCTTCCGCTACCTGCTGCGCGACATCCTCACGGTGAACTCGACGCTGGTCGCCGAGCGCCAGAACGAGGAGATGACGCGTCTGGCGCATTCGACGCACCGGCAGGGGGAGGAGGTCAAGAAGATCTCGTCCTGGGCGGCGATCCTCTTCGCGCCCTCCCTCATCGCGGGCATCTACGGCATGAACTTCACGCACATGCCGGAGCTGCAGTGGCCGCTCGGCTATCCGCTCGCCGTGGTGGCGATGCTCGGGCTCAGCAGCCTCCTGTACGCGATCTTCAAGAAGCGTGGCTGGCTGTAG
- a CDS encoding NAD-dependent epimerase/dehydratase family protein, with the protein MPHAIVLGGTGLLGRASALRLARAGWSVVVTGRDPGHVPDALDEAGARFVSSDRRDAAALADVLRGGADLLVDAYCFTADDARSLLPHLPGIGSVAMFSSKAVYVDADGRHINSTERPDFGGPVTEDTATLEPAWDGRYRSRDGYGRNKVAAERVLLESGHPVSVLRASKVHGEGAALPREWHFVRRVLDGRRAVLLAHDGRGFDHPTAAANAAALVQVVGESPGRRVLNIADPDVPTGRDIARAVANRLEHEWEEVLVPGDAPGWHPWDVVPGITLDLRAAEAIGYRPAGTYAELIGPTIDSVVAFGLDAPWAQKAGDTDFDYAAEDAYLARR; encoded by the coding sequence ATGCCGCACGCCATCGTCCTCGGAGGAACAGGGCTGCTCGGTCGCGCGAGCGCCCTCCGTCTCGCTCGGGCGGGCTGGAGCGTCGTCGTCACCGGGCGCGATCCCGGTCACGTTCCCGACGCGCTCGACGAGGCCGGCGCGCGGTTCGTGAGTTCGGACCGGCGAGACGCGGCCGCGCTCGCCGACGTGCTCCGCGGCGGCGCGGACCTACTCGTCGACGCGTACTGCTTCACCGCCGACGATGCGCGTTCGCTCCTCCCGCACCTGCCCGGCATCGGGTCGGTCGCCATGTTCTCCAGCAAGGCCGTCTACGTCGACGCGGACGGCCGGCACATCAACTCGACGGAACGCCCGGACTTCGGCGGCCCCGTCACCGAGGACACGGCGACGCTCGAACCTGCCTGGGACGGTCGTTACCGGAGCAGGGACGGCTACGGCAGGAACAAGGTGGCGGCCGAGCGCGTCCTGCTCGAGTCCGGGCACCCGGTGAGCGTGCTCCGGGCGTCCAAGGTGCACGGCGAGGGCGCCGCCCTCCCGCGCGAGTGGCACTTCGTGCGCCGGGTGCTCGACGGCCGTCGCGCCGTGCTCCTCGCGCACGACGGACGCGGCTTCGACCATCCGACGGCGGCGGCCAATGCCGCCGCGCTCGTACAGGTCGTCGGTGAGAGCCCCGGGCGCCGGGTGCTCAACATCGCCGACCCCGACGTCCCGACCGGGCGGGACATCGCGCGTGCCGTAGCCAACCGCCTCGAGCACGAATGGGAGGAGGTGCTCGTCCCCGGCGACGCCCCCGGCTGGCATCCCTGGGATGTCGTCCCGGGGATCACCCTCGACCTGCGCGCCGCGGAGGCGATCGGGTACCGCCCGGCCGGGACATACGCCGAGCTGATCGGGCCGACGATCGACTCCGTCGTCGCCTTCGGTCTCGACGCCCCCTGGGCCCAGAAGGCGGGCGACACGGACTTCGACTACGCCGCGGAGGACGCCTACCTGGCCCGGCGCTGA
- a CDS encoding succinate dehydrogenase hydrophobic membrane anchor subunit encodes MTTIQAPRTPARPARKGNNWEKWGWIYMRASGVLLVILIFGHLLINLVLGDGVKQIDFAFVAGKYATPFWQVWDLLMLWLALIHGGNGMRTLVNDYAYNRTVNRILKWVIAAAVVVLIVLGTLVIFTFDPCPAGAAAADLPSFCPAK; translated from the coding sequence GTGACGACGATTCAAGCGCCGCGCACGCCGGCCCGCCCGGCCCGCAAGGGGAACAACTGGGAGAAGTGGGGCTGGATCTACATGCGCGCCTCCGGCGTGCTGCTGGTCATCCTCATCTTCGGCCACCTGCTGATCAACCTCGTCCTCGGCGACGGTGTCAAGCAGATCGACTTCGCCTTCGTCGCCGGCAAGTACGCGACGCCGTTCTGGCAGGTCTGGGACCTGCTGATGCTCTGGCTCGCGCTCATCCACGGCGGCAACGGCATGCGCACGCTGGTGAACGACTACGCGTACAACCGGACGGTCAACCGCATCCTCAAGTGGGTCATCGCGGCAGCGGTGGTCGTGCTGATCGTGCTCGGCACGCTCGTGATCTTCACGTTCGACCCGTGCCCCGCCGGCGCCGCGGCGGCCGACCTCCCCTCGTTCTGCCCGGCCAAGTGA